The region GTGGAAGTCGCTCACTGCGGTGGCCTTGATGCTCTTCTTCGGGTTGCAGTCAACCAGCGCGTATATCCAGATGGGGTGGTTGCCCGCCATTTTCATTGACGCCGGGGTTGCCCCTTCCACCGCAGCCACGGGACTCGGGCTGCTTGGCGCGGTAGGCATGGTTGGTGGGCTTGTGCTGCCGACGGTCATCTCTCGCGCGCGGACGCTGACGCCGCTGGTGGTGCTGTTTGCGCTCTCGACGGCCACTGGGTATCTCGGTTTGTACTTCGCACCGGCAGCATCACCGCTGGGCTGGAGCTTCCTCCTGGGCTTCGGCGGGTGCTGTTTCCCGCTAGCAATCGCACTGATCCCGGCGCGCACACGCGACCCGCTAGTCACTGCACGGCTGTCGGGTTTTGTGCAGCCGGTCGGGTACGTGCTCGCGGCAACGGGTCCGCTGCTCATTGGCGTGGCCTATGGGCGGATTGGGGAGTTCCAGCCGATCCTGATCGCGCTGGTCATCATGGCGTTGGTCATGGGGGTTGTTGGCATCGTGGCGGCGCGTCACGTCGTTATTGACGACGAGCTTAGTGCTGCAAGCCACTGAGGAACTGTTCCAGGAACGTGGTGAGTTTGCCGGTTGCGTCGTCGTCGAAGCGGGCGTCGACAACCATGATGGGGGCGGTGTATTTGGGGGAGTTGGTGTCGGCATCGCGGACGACGACGAGGTCCGTGCCGTAGTCATCTTTCAGGAGTTTCCAGGTAAATCCGTAGTCGCGGACGAATGCGTCGCCGAGGGCGGTGCCGACGATACGGGCTGTGTCGCCGCGCGGGTAGCTGCGTTGTGCGTCGCGGGGAAGTGCAAGGAAATCCTCGAGTAGCCCTTCGAACCGCTCGATGATTACTCGTGCAGGGCCATTGAGCCTCTGCGCCGCTGCCTCGGCGAGTGCGTTGTCGATGCTGGTTTGGGTCTGTGCGTCAATCGCGTGGAATGTCATAGGCTCTATCGTATGAGCAAAAAGAAACCTCGCCCGACACCAGTACCAGCAGCCCCTATACCAGGGCTTATCGACGCCCACACCCACCTGGCCTCTACCGGAGCCACCACGCAGGCGGATATCGATGCGATTATGGAGCGTGCGTTGAGCGCCGGTGTGGAGCGGGTATGCACCGTGGGCGATGGGCTCGCGGAAGCAGAGCAGGCGCTTGCTGCCGCGCACATGCATGAGGGCGTGTTCGCAGCGTGCGCGATCCATCCGACGCGAGCCGCCGAGCTCGACGACGCGACGCGGGAACGGCTCACGCAGATGGCCTCGGACGCTCGGTGTGTTGCGGTGGGGGAGACAGGCATCGATACGTATTGGATCCGCCACGACGCCGAGAACACCGCTGACCTTGCCACGCAAGAAGAGGCGTTTCGTTGGCACATTCAGCTCGCCGTGGACTCCGGCAAGGCATTGATGATCCATAACCGTGAGGGGGATGCGGACATGATGCGGATTCTCGCGGATACGCCGAAACCGGAGCATGTGATTTTGCACTGCTTCTCCTCGCCCCTTGACGTGGCGCGGGAGGCGATTGAGCGTGGCTATGTGCTCTCCTTTGCCGGCAACGTTACGTTTAAGCGCAATGAGGAGCTGCGGGAGGCGGCGGCTCTGGCGCCGGTGGGCCAGCTGCTCATCGAAACCGATGCGCCGTATATGACCCCGGAGCCGTTTCGAGGTTCGCGCAATGAGCCATCGCTGATTGGGCATACGGCACACGTGGTTGCGCAAGCTCGGGGAGTGGACGTCGAGACGCTGGCGAGCGAGGTATCCGCTACCTTCGATCGCGTCTATGGTCTGGGATGATGCTGTGCACGTGTCCGGGAACACACTGGGCGCAAGTAAGCGTTGTCCCAGGTCGGCTGTGAGTGGTGTGAATCGCGTGGCGCGAGTGAACGTGTCCACCATGGTGTGCAAACATGTGCTGGTAAAACGGTAGAAGTTACCGTATTGTTATCGAAGTATTATTTCGTGACGAAGGGGAATGACGCTTTATGGGCTCGCGTATCCAGCACAACAACACCGCAACGAAGCGAATCGCCGTCGGGGCACTCGCAGGTGTTGTCATTGCAGCCGGTACCACCACGGCGCTCGCCGCGCAGAAGGACGTCACAGTGGACGTCAACGGTGAGGCGACCTCGCTGAAGACCTTCTCGGGTGACGTCGCGGGTGCGTTGCAGGCTGCGGGCGTTGAGGTCAAGGACAGTGACGTTGTGTACCCGGCGCCTGCTGAGAAGCTGTCGAACGGCGATACCGTGACCGTTCGTACTGCGAAGCCAGTCGCCGTCGTCGTCGACGGGGTGGCAAAGGAAATCACCTCGACAGCGCTGACTGTTGGGGAAGTCATGGACGAGGTGGGTGTGTCCCCGGCTTCCTCGTCGGACCTGGACAAGGACACCAAGCTTGTCGACGGCCTCAATGTCGACGTGACCACCCCGAAGATCATCGCGATCAATGACGGCGGGAACGTGACCTACGCGTCGGTTGCGAAGAAAACCGTAGGCGAGCTCCTCGCGGACCGTGGCATCACCTTCGACTCCGATGATCGTTTGAACCACCCGCTTGATGCCGCGGTGTACCCGAACATGGAGATCGTGCTCGACCGCGTCAACGTGGTGAAGCGTGCTGAGGTCCTGCCAATCGAGGCACCGGTTGAGTACGTCGATGATGAAGAGCTGGAAACCGGCAACGAAGAGGTGCTGGAGGAAGGCAAGGACGGGGAGAAGGAAATTCTCCACGAGACCGTTCTGGTCAATGGCAAGGTTGAATCCGAGGGCATTGCAGGTGAGCGCGAGGTTCGTGCGCCGAAGGCGGCGAAGGTGCGACGCGGTACCAAGGAGTCAGCGAATGCTCCCGCAGTAGCAGCTGGTTCGGTATGGGACACGTTGGCGCAGTGTGAGTCTGGTGGCAACTGGTCCATCAACACCGGTAATGGCTACCACGGCGGCTTGCAGTTCTCTGCGTCGACGTGGGCAGCGTACGGCGGCACCCAGTACGCGCCTACCGCTGACCAGGCGACCCGCGAGCAGCAGATCGCAATCGCCCAGAAAACGCAGGCATCCCAGGGGTGGGGTGCGTGGCCTGCATGTACCGCGCGGATGGGGTTGCGCTAACCTCGTCAGGTATGAGCGAAACCCAACTGCTTGGCCCGGTAGAAATCCGTGAGCTTGCGGCTGCACTTGATGTCACCCCGACGAAACGGTTGGGGCAGAACTTCGTGCACGACCCGAATACCGTGCGGCGTATCGTTGCCGCAGCGGAGCTTTCCCCAGACGACCGCGTGGTCGAGGTCGGTCCGGGTCTCGGGTCACTGACGCTTGGCCTGCTCGATGAGGCAGCGCACGTGACAGCGCTTGAGATCGATGACAGGCTGGCACGGCAGCTGGGTAAAACGGTGGAGCTTCGCGCACCTTCGGCCGCGAGCAAGCTGGACATCGTGCACATGGATGCACTGAAGACTACGCAGCGTGATGTTTCCGGGGAGCCAACGGCCCTCGTTGCGAACCTGCCGTACAACGTTTCAGTGCCGGTGTTGTTACACCTGCTTGCGGAGTTCCCCTCCATTCGCCGCGTGCTGGTGATGGTGCAGAAAGAGGTCGCTGACCGCCTTGCCGCGAAGCCAGGCACGAAGATTTACGGCGTTCCTAGCGTAAAAGCAGCGTTCTATGGCGAGGTGTCGCAGGCAGGGACCATCGGCAAGCACGTCTTCTGGCCGGCTCCGAATATCGAGTCCGGGCTTGTTCGCATCGACGTCGATCCCGAGCGCGACCGCAGCGTGCGCGACAAGGTCTTCCCACTTATCGACGCCGCCTTCGCCCAACGCCGCAAGACGCTGCGCTCAACGCTCGCATCGGTGTACGGTTCCCCCGCGGAAGCCGAGTCTGCGCTGCGGGCGGCCGGTATCGATCCTGGACTGCGTGGTGAGAAGCTCGGGGTGGAGGACTTCGTCAGGCTGGGGGAGGCCCGATGAGCAGCAGCACGCGGGAGATTGTTGCATCAGCGCCCGGCAAAGTGAACCTGCACCTCGGCGTCGGCAACGCGCGTGCCGACGGCTACCACGAGTTGGTAACGGTTTTCCAAGCCGTTGAGCGCCGCGAGCGAGTTCGCATCGTCGTCGAGGATGAGGCGGCATGCGTCGAATCTGGCTCCGTGGTCGTTGGGATGCAGACGCACTTCCACGTGGACGTACCGGACGAGGATATCGATACGCCTCGAAACCTGACGTGGCGTGCGGTCGATGCCGTCGTCGACGCCGTGCGGGCCCGCAGTGGCGTGCAAGGATTGTCGTTGCCGAAGGCGAAGCTGGTCGTCGACAAGCATGTGTTTGTGGCAGGCGGGATGGCTGGCGGCTCCGCAGATGCCGCGGCTGGGCTCGTCGCAGCGAACGCCTACGTGGAGCGGTACTGCGGTGAGCGGCTCAGCGAAGAAGATCTTTACGACCTTGCAGCCGGGCTGGGAGCGGACGTGCCGTTCGCACTCCACGGCCACACAGCGCTTGGCACCGGGCGTGGCGACGCCCTCGTTGAGGTCCTCGGACGTGGCACGTACTGGTGGGTGTTTTGCAACCCGAAGATTGGGATTTCGACGGGCAAGGCCTTCGAAACACTCGATGACCTGCGTCACGACAACCCGGCGCTCGTGCCGCATCTGGACACGGCAGATCTATCGCAAGCGCTCCTGGCAGGTGACGCGCGCGAACTTGCGAAACACCTGCACAACGACCTGGAGGCCGCGGCGGTGTCGATGCGCCCACGCATCGCAGCCCTGATCACACGCATCGAATCCGAAACTGAACTTGTAGCCCGAGCGATCGTTTCCGGGTCCGGGCCGACGATCGCCGCACTGTGCTTCGATGAAGAAGCTGCACGGAAACTCGAAGCACGACTGCGTGACAGCGTCGAGGGCGTCGAGGTGTTCTGCACTTCCGGCCCGTCAGCGGGA is a window of Corynebacterium pseudogenitalium DNA encoding:
- a CDS encoding resuscitation-promoting factor, coding for MGSRIQHNNTATKRIAVGALAGVVIAAGTTTALAAQKDVTVDVNGEATSLKTFSGDVAGALQAAGVEVKDSDVVYPAPAEKLSNGDTVTVRTAKPVAVVVDGVAKEITSTALTVGEVMDEVGVSPASSSDLDKDTKLVDGLNVDVTTPKIIAINDGGNVTYASVAKKTVGELLADRGITFDSDDRLNHPLDAAVYPNMEIVLDRVNVVKRAEVLPIEAPVEYVDDEELETGNEEVLEEGKDGEKEILHETVLVNGKVESEGIAGEREVRAPKAAKVRRGTKESANAPAVAAGSVWDTLAQCESGGNWSINTGNGYHGGLQFSASTWAAYGGTQYAPTADQATREQQIAIAQKTQASQGWGAWPACTARMGLR
- the rsmA gene encoding 16S rRNA (adenine(1518)-N(6)/adenine(1519)-N(6))-dimethyltransferase RsmA encodes the protein MSETQLLGPVEIRELAAALDVTPTKRLGQNFVHDPNTVRRIVAAAELSPDDRVVEVGPGLGSLTLGLLDEAAHVTALEIDDRLARQLGKTVELRAPSAASKLDIVHMDALKTTQRDVSGEPTALVANLPYNVSVPVLLHLLAEFPSIRRVLVMVQKEVADRLAAKPGTKIYGVPSVKAAFYGEVSQAGTIGKHVFWPAPNIESGLVRIDVDPERDRSVRDKVFPLIDAAFAQRRKTLRSTLASVYGSPAEAESALRAAGIDPGLRGEKLGVEDFVRLGEAR
- a CDS encoding 4-(cytidine 5'-diphospho)-2-C-methyl-D-erythritol kinase — encoded protein: MSSSTREIVASAPGKVNLHLGVGNARADGYHELVTVFQAVERRERVRIVVEDEAACVESGSVVVGMQTHFHVDVPDEDIDTPRNLTWRAVDAVVDAVRARSGVQGLSLPKAKLVVDKHVFVAGGMAGGSADAAAGLVAANAYVERYCGERLSEEDLYDLAAGLGADVPFALHGHTALGTGRGDALVEVLGRGTYWWVFCNPKIGISTGKAFETLDDLRHDNPALVPHLDTADLSQALLAGDARELAKHLHNDLEAAAVSMRPRIAALITRIESETELVARAIVSGSGPTIAALCFDEEAARKLEARLRDSVEGVEVFCTSGPSAGAQLEA
- a CDS encoding DUF3806 domain-containing protein codes for the protein MTFHAIDAQTQTSIDNALAEAAAQRLNGPARVIIERFEGLLEDFLALPRDAQRSYPRGDTARIVGTALGDAFVRDYGFTWKLLKDDYGTDLVVVRDADTNSPKYTAPIMVVDARFDDDATGKLTTFLEQFLSGLQH
- a CDS encoding TatD family hydrolase, with the translated sequence MSKKKPRPTPVPAAPIPGLIDAHTHLASTGATTQADIDAIMERALSAGVERVCTVGDGLAEAEQALAAAHMHEGVFAACAIHPTRAAELDDATRERLTQMASDARCVAVGETGIDTYWIRHDAENTADLATQEEAFRWHIQLAVDSGKALMIHNREGDADMMRILADTPKPEHVILHCFSSPLDVAREAIERGYVLSFAGNVTFKRNEELREAAALAPVGQLLIETDAPYMTPEPFRGSRNEPSLIGHTAHVVAQARGVDVETLASEVSATFDRVYGLG